A genomic stretch from Candidatus Methanomassiliicoccus intestinalis Issoire-Mx1 includes:
- a CDS encoding phosphoglycerate kinase: MTTMKQFNTLDDFHFEDKTVLLRVDINCPLDKETLKLTDDNRIRHIVPTVRELLDDGAKVVIIAHQGRPGDWDFIDLQQHAECLSKYLSKQVRYVDDILGDVAISEIKNLTPGNVIMLKNIRELPYELEKKSAEEHANSELVKTLAPLFDYYVNDAFATAHRSQCSLVGPPCVLPSAVGRLMEKELTALSSVFSDTNHPSVFILGGSKFSDSIKVMDRALTSKAADIIILVGLTASAFLVARGVDVGEPSRKALEAELTPETLDAAKKLLRERGEHILLPFDVAVEEDGKRKNMLVGDLPINAPIYDIGKGSIEKFTKVIDPAKTVFMSGPAGLIEKEQFTAGTRDLMTAMAHSDAYTLLGGGHTVGAAERFGMSERFSYVSTAGGALETFILGKPLPAVEALRKK, encoded by the coding sequence ATGACTACTATGAAACAATTCAACACTCTGGATGATTTTCACTTTGAAGATAAGACTGTTCTATTGAGAGTAGATATTAACTGCCCTTTGGACAAGGAAACACTGAAACTGACGGATGACAACCGCATCCGGCACATCGTTCCTACTGTCAGAGAGCTGCTGGATGACGGGGCAAAAGTTGTCATCATCGCGCATCAGGGGAGACCTGGAGACTGGGATTTTATCGACCTTCAGCAGCACGCCGAATGTCTTTCAAAGTACTTGTCTAAACAAGTGAGGTATGTAGATGATATTCTCGGGGATGTTGCCATTTCGGAAATAAAAAATCTCACGCCGGGAAACGTCATCATGCTCAAAAATATCCGTGAACTTCCCTATGAACTGGAAAAAAAGAGTGCAGAAGAACATGCAAACAGTGAACTTGTGAAAACACTGGCACCGCTGTTTGACTATTATGTAAACGATGCATTTGCTACCGCTCACCGTTCCCAGTGTTCATTGGTAGGGCCTCCTTGTGTTTTGCCTTCTGCTGTAGGCAGATTGATGGAAAAGGAGCTTACTGCACTGTCATCTGTTTTCAGTGATACCAATCATCCTTCTGTTTTTATTCTAGGCGGGTCCAAGTTTTCAGACTCAATCAAGGTCATGGATCGTGCTTTGACCAGCAAAGCTGCAGATATCATAATTCTCGTGGGACTCACCGCCTCAGCATTTCTTGTGGCAAGAGGAGTGGATGTAGGAGAGCCTTCAAGAAAAGCTCTGGAAGCTGAGCTCACTCCCGAGACATTAGATGCTGCAAAGAAGCTTTTGAGGGAGCGCGGAGAACACATTCTTCTGCCGTTTGATGTCGCTGTGGAAGAAGATGGAAAGCGTAAAAATATGCTTGTGGGAGATTTACCGATAAATGCTCCAATATATGATATTGGAAAAGGTTCTATCGAGAAATTCACAAAAGTCATTGACCCAGCGAAAACCGTATTCATGTCTGGACCCGCTGGACTGATTGAAAAGGAGCAGTTTACAGCAGGCACCCGTGACCTCATGACCGCGATGGCTCATTCCGATGCATATACACTGCTTGGAGGAGGACATACTGTCGGAGCTGCAGAAAGATTCGGCATGTCAGAACGGTTTTCATATGTCAGCACAGCTGGGGGAGCATTGGAAACATTCATCCTTGGAAAACCTTTGCCGGCTGTAGAGGCTTTGAGAAAAAAATAA
- a CDS encoding radical SAM mobile pair protein B codes for MSSNIQINEKQVSSIFTKSNLPVGDYSVNPYIGCSHACKYCYASFMKRFTGHPEPWGTFLDVKYWPDIKNPQKYSGKELFIGSVTDPYLPQEATYERTRTLLQQLKDSGAKISIATKSDLILRDLDLIKSFPDSRVSWSINTLDEKFRRDMDCAVSIDRRLTAMKKFHDAGVRTTCFISPIFPEITDVKAIIERAKNYCNLIWLENLNLRGDYKAYILDYIENKYPELAPLYHKIYRQKDNGYWKNLDKDLRDYTRSIGLDYVVDDDTMTRPFNSPPVVVNYFYHSQIKQSAKEKPGCIDHA; via the coding sequence ATGAGTTCTAACATTCAGATTAATGAAAAACAGGTCAGCAGCATATTTACAAAGTCCAATCTTCCAGTAGGAGATTATTCCGTCAATCCGTACATCGGCTGTTCACACGCCTGTAAATACTGCTATGCTTCATTCATGAAACGATTTACAGGGCATCCTGAACCCTGGGGAACTTTTTTAGATGTAAAATACTGGCCAGATATTAAAAATCCACAAAAATATTCTGGAAAAGAGTTATTCATTGGGTCTGTCACCGATCCATATCTTCCTCAGGAAGCTACATATGAACGTACGCGTACTCTGCTTCAGCAGCTCAAAGACAGCGGTGCAAAGATCTCCATTGCCACTAAATCTGATTTAATCCTGCGTGATCTGGATCTTATCAAATCCTTTCCAGACAGCAGGGTCTCGTGGTCAATAAATACATTGGATGAAAAATTCCGCCGTGATATGGATTGTGCAGTCAGCATTGACCGCAGACTCACAGCAATGAAGAAGTTTCATGATGCTGGTGTACGCACAACCTGTTTCATATCTCCCATATTTCCTGAAATTACCGATGTTAAAGCGATCATTGAACGGGCAAAGAACTACTGTAATCTGATATGGCTTGAAAATTTAAATCTCCGTGGGGATTACAAAGCATACATTCTTGACTACATTGAGAATAAATATCCAGAACTGGCACCTCTGTATCATAAGATATATCGACAGAAAGACAACGGCTACTGGAAAAATCTTGACAAGGATCTGAGAGACTATACAAGATCAATCGGTCTCGATTACGTTGTAGATGATGATACGATGACAAGACCATTCAATTCACCTCCGGTGGTAGTGAATTACTTTTATCACAGTCAAATAAAGCAATCAGCAAAAGAAAAGCCAGGATGTATTGATCATGCCTGA
- the mutM gene encoding bifunctional DNA-formamidopyrimidine glycosylase/DNA-(apurinic or apyrimidinic site) lyase, which yields MPELPEVETVVNVLKPQIIDLTVSRITINKPQVIAYPAVEEFCTRLTGQKISGMKRRGKFIIICFASGDQLILHLRMTGCLLVTPAEDNIADHTHVIFELENNTQLRFIDTRRFGRFWMIKKGEEDNVSGINKLGIEPFDAVLTADYLQSILSNRKKTIKECLLDQSLIAGIGNIYSDEILFRANIDPMRKANTLNSCELERLAAEIPRTLKYYMEKNEITPEEYLKKQGRGYNNSSFLNVYGQDNKLCPVCGEILHRRVIGGRSSVYCQNCQK from the coding sequence ATGCCTGAATTGCCTGAAGTTGAGACTGTGGTAAACGTATTGAAACCGCAGATCATTGATCTGACGGTATCAAGAATTACTATAAACAAACCTCAAGTAATCGCATATCCTGCTGTTGAAGAGTTTTGTACTAGGCTCACAGGACAGAAGATTTCCGGCATGAAGCGCAGGGGTAAATTCATCATTATTTGTTTTGCAAGTGGCGATCAATTGATACTCCATCTGCGGATGACCGGCTGCTTGTTAGTTACTCCTGCAGAAGACAATATTGCAGACCACACGCATGTTATTTTTGAATTAGAAAACAATACGCAACTTCGGTTTATTGACACACGCCGTTTCGGCCGATTCTGGATGATTAAAAAAGGAGAAGAAGACAACGTTTCTGGCATCAATAAACTCGGTATCGAGCCGTTTGATGCAGTTTTGACAGCAGACTATCTGCAGAGTATTCTTTCTAATCGAAAAAAGACAATCAAGGAATGCCTGCTGGATCAAAGTCTAATTGCAGGAATCGGTAATATTTACAGTGATGAGATATTGTTCCGCGCAAATATTGATCCTATGAGGAAGGCCAACACATTAAACAGCTGTGAATTGGAAAGACTGGCCGCAGAGATTCCAAGAACCTTGAAGTACTATATGGAAAAAAATGAAATTACGCCTGAGGAGTATCTTAAAAAACAGGGCCGCGGGTACAATAATTCTTCATTCCTCAACGTATACGGGCAGGATAATAAGCTATGTCCAGTATGCGGAGAAATTCTTCACCGCAGAGTTATTGGAGGACGCAGCAGCGTCTATTGTCAAAACTGTCAAAAATGA
- a CDS encoding aminotransferase class I/II-fold pyridoxal phosphate-dependent enzyme, giving the protein MYEFADRLKNIPPYLFAEIEEKVSKKKAEGIDIIDFGIGDPDLPTPKLITDEIKKQLDDPQNHQYSTSAGERETRVAVADWYKTRFGVDVDPDKEVVILLGSKEGLANFARAFANPGDKVLCPDPAYPVYSLGAAMLCDAQPEYVKTYAEDGFLPKLDSLPQDAKMLYVNFPNNPTGATAPESYLKDLLKWGADTNTIVCYDNAYSEMTYDDYIAPSILEFGKDAIEFGSFSKTFNMTGYRIGYAVGNERLIAGLKKVKSQTDSGAPKFLQKAAVTALKTYTSSKRPSIVQDCVDIYCERRNIFVDGLNELGIKAKKPKGTFYLFVDVQSDSLEFAEKMLNAGIVVTPGTGYGEAGQGFVRIALTQSKDRISEALERMRKIL; this is encoded by the coding sequence ATGTATGAATTTGCAGATCGTCTGAAAAATATTCCTCCATATCTATTTGCAGAGATAGAGGAAAAGGTCAGTAAGAAAAAAGCCGAAGGTATAGACATAATTGATTTTGGAATAGGAGACCCAGATCTGCCGACTCCAAAACTTATCACAGATGAAATAAAAAAACAGCTGGATGATCCTCAGAATCACCAGTACTCAACATCAGCCGGAGAAAGGGAAACCCGCGTTGCTGTTGCAGATTGGTATAAGACCAGATTCGGAGTAGATGTAGATCCCGACAAAGAAGTTGTAATTCTGTTGGGAAGCAAAGAAGGACTTGCAAACTTTGCAAGGGCTTTTGCAAACCCTGGAGATAAAGTGCTGTGTCCTGACCCGGCATACCCAGTCTACAGTCTGGGAGCTGCAATGTTGTGCGATGCCCAGCCTGAATATGTAAAAACATATGCAGAAGACGGTTTCCTGCCAAAGCTGGATTCTCTTCCTCAAGATGCAAAGATGCTGTATGTAAATTTCCCTAATAACCCAACAGGCGCAACAGCCCCTGAATCATACCTCAAAGATCTCCTGAAATGGGGAGCGGATACAAACACCATCGTCTGTTATGATAATGCATATTCTGAAATGACATATGATGATTACATTGCCCCCTCGATACTGGAGTTTGGAAAAGATGCCATAGAGTTTGGTTCGTTTTCTAAAACATTCAACATGACGGGATACCGCATAGGTTACGCCGTAGGAAATGAACGTTTGATTGCAGGACTGAAAAAAGTCAAATCCCAGACTGATTCGGGAGCTCCAAAATTCCTGCAGAAAGCTGCAGTTACAGCCCTTAAGACATATACAAGCAGCAAGAGACCTTCGATCGTTCAAGACTGCGTTGATATTTACTGTGAACGCAGAAATATCTTTGTAGATGGCCTTAACGAGCTCGGTATTAAAGCAAAGAAACCAAAGGGAACGTTCTATCTATTCGTTGATGTCCAGTCAGATTCATTAGAATTTGCTGAAAAAATGCTCAATGCCGGCATAGTGGTGACTCCTGGAACAGGCTACGGAGAAGCTGGACAGGGCTTCGTAAGAATAGCTCTGACTCAGTCTAAAGATAGAATAAGCGAAGCATTGGAAAGGATGAGAAAAATTCTTTAA
- the dapF gene encoding diaminopimelate epimerase, producing MKFWKYHGLGNDFVLFEDFKSEIPADPEFVRYICDRHFGIGGDGILYIRKDVEADAYMKIMNSDGSEAEMCGNGIRCFAKHLYDFGIVKSEKMRINTLGGIKYIDVKAENGIVKEVSVNMGAPYLEVKDIPMNGNGRFINKKITAAGMEITGTAVGMGNPHFVTFQDLNDENILKLGPVLEKHEMFPRKTNVEFVTAKEDYLDVKVYERGAAWTNACGTGACATAVAATLVGICPTGKDIAIHLPGGTLSINVKNDYSSVQMTGPAEMVFEGEINW from the coding sequence TTGAAATTCTGGAAATATCATGGACTGGGCAATGATTTCGTTCTGTTTGAGGATTTTAAATCTGAAATACCAGCTGATCCCGAATTTGTCAGATACATATGCGACCGCCATTTTGGAATCGGCGGTGACGGCATACTATACATCAGGAAAGATGTTGAAGCCGATGCATACATGAAAATTATGAACTCTGATGGAAGCGAAGCAGAAATGTGCGGCAACGGCATCAGATGTTTTGCAAAACATCTGTATGACTTTGGAATCGTAAAATCAGAGAAAATGAGAATTAATACATTAGGCGGAATTAAATATATTGATGTCAAAGCAGAGAATGGGATAGTAAAAGAAGTATCGGTGAATATGGGCGCACCATATCTGGAAGTTAAAGACATACCAATGAATGGAAACGGCCGTTTTATTAACAAAAAAATAACCGCAGCCGGCATGGAAATAACCGGAACTGCAGTAGGCATGGGCAACCCCCATTTCGTAACATTTCAAGATCTGAATGATGAGAATATTCTGAAGTTAGGTCCTGTTTTAGAGAAACACGAAATGTTTCCAAGAAAAACAAATGTCGAATTTGTAACTGCAAAGGAAGACTACCTGGATGTGAAAGTCTATGAGAGGGGTGCGGCCTGGACGAATGCCTGCGGAACCGGAGCGTGCGCTACAGCAGTGGCTGCTACACTCGTAGGTATATGCCCCACAGGAAAGGATATTGCAATCCATCTGCCTGGAGGAACTCTCAGCATTAACGTTAAGAATGATTACTCTTCTGTCCAGATGACTGGTCCGGCAGAAATGGTATTTGAAGGAGAAATCAACTGGTGA
- the lysA gene encoding diaminopimelate decarboxylase gives MRNFECVDNELVIGGVKATEIVKRYGSPVYVTDENAVRNNYHRIYQAFSKRMPTRINYACKSNTNLAVLRILEQEGSCIDAVSIGEIEACLRSGFSPDRILYTGVNVSNAELKAVVSKGVPINIDSFSELERLSKITTNHTISFRVNPEVGSGHHDKVITGKRSTKFGIPKHQIIDAYKRAVELGFKPSGIHAHIGSGGQKVEPFIELIDELIKIVQELETIGIDLRFIDIGGGIGIPYRLDEVEMDLDKMAEEITSRIKSKTKVKEIIIEPGRYIIADSTILLATVVDIKETPDKMYAGIDAGFNTLIRPAMYDSYHHVAVANKFGDKAEETYSLGGPICETGDVMAKDRELPKVEEGDIIAVYDAGAYGFTMASNYNMRPLPREVLVKDGEVTLIRESETIEELFRHQRIPSRLML, from the coding sequence ATGAGAAATTTTGAATGCGTTGATAACGAGTTAGTAATCGGCGGCGTAAAAGCCACAGAGATTGTGAAGAGATACGGCTCACCTGTTTATGTTACAGACGAAAATGCTGTAAGAAACAATTATCACAGGATTTATCAGGCATTTTCAAAAAGGATGCCTACCAGAATAAATTACGCTTGTAAATCAAATACAAACCTGGCAGTACTGAGAATTCTTGAACAGGAAGGTAGCTGCATTGATGCAGTGTCGATAGGCGAGATAGAAGCCTGTCTCAGAAGCGGATTCAGCCCTGACAGAATATTGTACACCGGCGTTAACGTATCAAATGCAGAGCTTAAAGCAGTGGTTTCAAAAGGCGTTCCAATAAACATTGATTCATTTTCTGAGCTGGAGAGGCTTTCAAAGATAACTACCAACCATACCATTTCATTCAGAGTAAATCCGGAAGTCGGATCTGGACATCATGACAAGGTAATAACAGGAAAAAGATCGACTAAATTTGGAATTCCAAAGCATCAGATAATAGATGCATACAAAAGAGCGGTAGAATTAGGATTCAAACCATCAGGAATTCATGCACATATTGGATCCGGCGGACAGAAAGTCGAACCATTCATCGAGCTTATAGATGAATTAATCAAAATAGTTCAGGAGCTGGAAACTATCGGCATTGATCTTAGATTCATAGACATCGGCGGAGGAATCGGAATCCCATACCGTCTGGATGAAGTGGAGATGGATTTAGACAAAATGGCTGAAGAGATTACATCCAGAATTAAATCCAAAACAAAAGTAAAAGAAATAATCATTGAACCTGGAAGATACATCATTGCCGACAGTACAATACTCCTCGCTACAGTAGTAGATATAAAAGAAACTCCCGACAAGATGTATGCGGGAATAGATGCCGGCTTTAATACTCTGATCAGGCCTGCAATGTATGATTCATATCACCATGTGGCAGTAGCAAATAAATTTGGAGATAAAGCCGAAGAAACATACAGTCTCGGAGGACCGATCTGCGAGACCGGAGATGTCATGGCAAAGGACAGGGAACTTCCAAAGGTCGAAGAAGGAGATATTATCGCTGTGTATGATGCTGGAGCTTACGGATTCACAATGGCATCTAATTACAATATGCGGCCTCTTCCGAGAGAAGTCCTTGTCAAAGACGGCGAAGTCACACTGATTAGAGAAAGCGAAACGATTGAAGAACTGTTTAGACATCAACGCATACCTTCGAGGTTGATGCTTTGA
- a CDS encoding aspartate kinase, which translates to MIKSMKFGGTSVGSIDALERMISIILKEEANKAVVVSAMSGVTNSLLDCLAGKSEIDEIANILLERYSTTAKAAITDPIYKTYYSKLEDAIGRLSEHLETYKDSPCEPLHDTIVSWGERLSSLTVAHILQSRGRDGVSITSEEAGIVAYGTYGNGSADLELTHKNLKKNVLPLLNDGAIPVLTGFYGIGPEGKPMTFGRGGSDYSSSVVACALEADCCEIWTDVNGFMTADPRVVKDAFTIHEMDYSEAAELAYFGAKVLHPRTVEPVRKRGIPLAVKNTFNPESKGTIIRKIKNGSSGILRSVASKADLSIVKIYSSELVYQPDLVSRLVASVSGAAGNTYAVSTSLSTIAFLIPSNTIDEVINRISTMHESQVEKYTVKSNVALICCVGDNMINMPGVAAKVFANMATIGANIEMISEGASDVALNFVIPDDKALDAVRNIHKEFIGGPNEKF; encoded by the coding sequence ATGATAAAGTCAATGAAATTCGGCGGTACCAGCGTTGGCAGTATCGATGCGCTGGAAAGAATGATATCTATTATATTAAAAGAAGAAGCAAACAAAGCCGTCGTTGTATCTGCAATGTCAGGTGTAACCAATTCATTGCTTGACTGCCTTGCAGGCAAGAGTGAGATAGATGAAATTGCAAACATCCTGCTTGAACGATATTCCACAACAGCTAAAGCTGCAATAACGGATCCAATTTACAAAACGTATTACAGCAAACTTGAAGACGCAATAGGCAGGCTGTCTGAGCATCTTGAAACATACAAAGACAGTCCCTGTGAACCGCTTCATGACACTATTGTATCCTGGGGAGAACGCTTGTCTTCCTTAACAGTAGCTCACATTTTACAAAGCAGAGGCAGAGACGGTGTCTCCATAACATCTGAAGAAGCCGGCATAGTAGCTTATGGCACATACGGAAATGGATCTGCAGATCTTGAATTAACTCATAAAAATTTAAAAAAGAATGTACTGCCGCTTCTAAACGATGGTGCAATTCCAGTATTAACCGGATTTTACGGGATTGGCCCTGAAGGAAAACCAATGACGTTCGGCAGAGGCGGATCGGATTATTCCAGTTCAGTAGTGGCATGCGCACTTGAAGCAGACTGCTGTGAGATCTGGACGGATGTCAATGGTTTTATGACCGCAGATCCGAGAGTTGTTAAAGATGCATTCACCATTCACGAAATGGATTACAGTGAAGCGGCTGAACTTGCATATTTCGGCGCCAAAGTGCTGCATCCACGAACAGTGGAACCAGTCAGGAAAAGAGGAATACCGCTGGCTGTTAAAAATACATTCAACCCTGAATCGAAAGGAACTATAATAAGAAAAATTAAAAATGGAAGCAGCGGAATTCTCAGATCCGTAGCATCAAAAGCTGATTTATCCATTGTAAAGATTTACTCTTCTGAATTAGTGTACCAGCCAGACTTAGTCTCAAGACTGGTGGCGAGTGTGTCGGGAGCTGCAGGCAACACATATGCAGTGTCTACTTCCCTGTCAACAATCGCATTTTTGATACCATCAAATACAATTGATGAGGTAATAAACAGAATCTCTACAATGCACGAAAGCCAGGTTGAAAAATACACTGTCAAAAGCAACGTAGCTTTGATCTGCTGCGTAGGTGATAATATGATCAATATGCCAGGTGTCGCAGCAAAAGTATTTGCGAATATGGCTACGATCGGTGCAAATATAGAAATGATATCTGAAGGCGCTTCTGATGTAGCGCTCAACTTTGTAATACCTGACGATAAAGCACTGGATGCCGTCAGGAACATTCATAAAGAATTCATAGGTGGACCAAATGAGAAATTTTGA
- the dapB gene encoding 4-hydroxy-tetrahydrodipicolinate reductase: MISVVVGGATGKLGSLVCRLVSEQEDMKLSGAIVSEGSANIGREILPGVRCIGADRLSEAVKDADVYVDLTSPSAIVKTLPAARRKGLNYVIGTTGIPKEVMETFEKNIAADGSGAVVTPNFSVGVNVFFKTCESLAAALKDYDIEIIETHHNQKKDAPSGTAKKAAELIAANSCKTEYLYGREGEVGARGNEICIHSVRAGDVVGEHTVIFAGNKERIELTHRAHSREAFAEGAVAAIRWIANKNSGKIHTMYEVLGL, encoded by the coding sequence ATGATTTCTGTGGTGGTAGGCGGCGCTACTGGAAAGCTTGGAAGTTTAGTCTGCAGACTAGTCTCTGAACAGGAAGACATGAAACTTTCCGGAGCAATTGTTTCAGAAGGAAGCGCAAATATCGGTAGAGAAATTTTACCTGGAGTAAGATGCATCGGGGCTGACAGACTAAGTGAAGCTGTAAAAGATGCTGATGTGTATGTAGATCTTACATCTCCATCAGCAATAGTCAAGACTCTTCCGGCTGCCCGCAGGAAAGGTCTGAATTATGTGATAGGCACAACTGGCATACCTAAAGAAGTTATGGAAACGTTTGAAAAGAATATTGCTGCAGACGGCAGCGGAGCCGTTGTTACCCCTAATTTTTCAGTTGGTGTAAATGTATTCTTCAAAACATGCGAATCATTAGCTGCTGCTTTGAAAGACTACGATATCGAAATAATTGAAACTCATCACAATCAGAAAAAAGATGCTCCGTCTGGAACGGCTAAAAAGGCTGCTGAACTTATCGCAGCCAACAGCTGCAAAACTGAGTATTTATACGGCAGAGAAGGCGAAGTCGGGGCGCGAGGCAACGAAATCTGTATACACTCTGTCAGAGCCGGGGATGTCGTTGGAGAACATACCGTAATCTTTGCAGGCAACAAAGAACGTATAGAACTCACGCATCGTGCACACTCAAGAGAAGCTTTTGCAGAAGGCGCTGTTGCCGCCATAAGATGGATAGCTAACAAAAACAGTGGTAAAATTCATACAATGTACGAGGTCTTGGGACTATGA
- the dapA gene encoding 4-hydroxy-tetrahydrodipicolinate synthase has product MSISEASEMFSGCSTAIITPMKSNGDIDEEGLKELIRFQEENGVDTIVPCGSTGESATLSYKEHLKVIDITVNSVTKAKVMAGAGSNSTSEALELSKAAQDIGADSVLSICPYYNKPTSKGIRLHFEAIASSVDIPIIIYNIPSRTGTNITADLMLELAKIPGIAGVKEASGNLNQIGKIAAFAPKDFSVLSGDDALTLPAMAVGAKGAVSVSSNIVPDKVSAMIKSMLSGDSEKANQINRELMPLYDVLFLETNPIPIKTAMRLAGYPSGPLRLPLCDMERKNEDRLRSVLSMQGLL; this is encoded by the coding sequence ATGAGCATTTCGGAGGCATCTGAAATGTTTTCTGGATGTTCAACGGCCATAATTACACCGATGAAATCAAACGGAGATATCGATGAAGAAGGTTTGAAAGAGCTGATAAGATTTCAGGAAGAAAACGGGGTAGACACGATAGTCCCCTGCGGATCAACCGGAGAATCTGCAACATTAAGTTATAAAGAACATTTAAAAGTAATAGACATAACAGTTAATTCGGTAACAAAAGCTAAAGTGATGGCCGGAGCAGGATCAAATTCGACCTCTGAAGCTCTGGAGCTGAGCAAAGCTGCACAGGACATTGGGGCAGATTCTGTTCTTTCCATATGTCCATATTATAATAAACCGACTTCTAAAGGAATCCGTCTTCATTTTGAAGCCATCGCTTCATCAGTAGATATTCCTATTATCATATACAACATACCATCAAGAACCGGAACAAATATCACTGCAGATTTAATGCTGGAACTGGCAAAAATTCCAGGAATTGCAGGTGTAAAAGAAGCTTCCGGCAATCTAAATCAGATTGGAAAAATAGCTGCATTTGCACCAAAAGATTTCTCAGTGTTGTCTGGAGACGATGCTCTGACTCTGCCTGCAATGGCTGTAGGTGCAAAAGGTGCCGTATCAGTTTCGTCCAACATAGTTCCAGACAAAGTGTCTGCCATGATCAAATCTATGCTGAGTGGAGATTCTGAAAAAGCCAATCAGATAAACAGAGAACTGATGCCGCTGTACGATGTTTTATTTTTAGAAACAAATCCTATCCCGATTAAAACCGCCATGAGGCTGGCCGGATACCCATCTGGACCTCTCAGATTACCGCTGTGCGACATGGAGAGAAAAAATGAAGACCGGCTTAGATCCGTGCTGTCTATGCAAGGCTTATTGTGA
- a CDS encoding Lrp/AsnC family transcriptional regulator: MEIVEGCARDKMIDYLDERIIEILKKDSRRPFVDIANQLKVSEGTIRSRVRRLVDEDIIQSFTIKTSSKNVKAIIEININVNVNTSDVATKIAKFDGVSEVYEVTGEEDIVAIIDVTSSPQLNEIIERIRRFDNVQSTRTRLILNEHFGGI; the protein is encoded by the coding sequence ATGGAAATCGTAGAGGGTTGCGCGAGGGATAAAATGATAGACTATCTAGATGAGAGGATTATAGAGATACTGAAAAAAGATTCCAGAAGACCATTTGTGGATATCGCCAACCAGCTTAAGGTTTCTGAAGGTACGATTCGCAGCAGAGTAAGACGACTTGTAGATGAAGACATCATTCAGTCATTTACAATAAAAACAAGCAGTAAAAATGTGAAAGCGATTATAGAGATTAACATTAATGTAAATGTTAACACCTCCGATGTAGCAACTAAAATTGCAAAATTCGATGGAGTTTCTGAAGTTTATGAGGTTACTGGTGAAGAAGATATAGTAGCCATCATCGATGTTACATCCTCTCCTCAGCTCAATGAGATAATTGAGAGAATTAGAAGATTTGACAATGTTCAATCAACAAGAACCAGACTGATTCTCAATGAGCATTTCGGAGGCATCTGA
- a CDS encoding ketopantoate reductase family protein, giving the protein MNILVYGAGAIGSAIGEKLSGQHDVTLVSRKPHADAISSNGLLVCSSKGKERVFLKCVTSIDGMEPPDVIIVTTKAYDSKHAGDDISRIIDDNTIIASIQNGLGNYEHISRRFGRKGVVGTTTMGVTMTRPGEIVLAGEGVTSFGPYDDAAEKITDIFIKSGFEARTSSRIFSDIWMKAIANASINPITVISGKTNGCILYEPYMSLAKEACYEAAAVAEAEGVMLDDPWKAVRDIAEKTSSNKSSMLQDIEKGRKTEINQITGEIVRRAGGIGIPVPINSALLELIRSMEKKDKRL; this is encoded by the coding sequence ATGAACATATTAGTGTATGGGGCAGGGGCGATAGGGAGCGCCATAGGTGAGAAGTTAAGCGGGCAGCATGATGTTACATTAGTATCCAGGAAACCCCATGCAGATGCCATCTCTTCAAACGGCCTGCTTGTATGCAGCAGTAAAGGAAAAGAGAGAGTGTTCCTAAAATGTGTAACTTCCATAGACGGCATGGAACCTCCAGATGTTATAATCGTTACAACAAAAGCTTACGACTCCAAACATGCCGGCGATGATATCTCCAGAATAATTGATGATAATACAATCATAGCTTCCATTCAAAACGGTCTGGGAAACTACGAACATATTTCCCGCAGATTCGGCAGGAAAGGAGTTGTGGGAACAACAACCATGGGAGTTACAATGACCAGACCGGGCGAGATTGTTCTGGCGGGTGAGGGGGTCACTTCATTCGGACCATATGACGATGCCGCAGAAAAAATCACAGACATTTTCATAAAAAGCGGATTTGAAGCAAGAACTTCAAGCCGCATATTCTCAGACATATGGATGAAAGCCATAGCCAATGCGTCAATCAACCCCATTACAGTGATATCTGGAAAAACAAACGGCTGCATTCTGTATGAACCATATATGTCACTGGCAAAAGAGGCATGTTACGAAGCTGCTGCAGTTGCAGAAGCAGAAGGTGTCATGCTTGATGATCCTTGGAAAGCCGTGAGGGATATTGCAGAAAAGACATCATCTAACAAGTCAAGTATGCTTCAGGATATTGAAAAAGGCAGAAAGACTGAAATAAATCAGATAACCGGCGAAATTGTAAGAAGAGCAGGCGGCATAGGCATACCGGTTCCTATAAACAGCGCATTGTTAGAGCTTATCAGATCTATGGAAAAAAAGGACAAGCGCTTATAA